A section of the Corynebacterium auris genome encodes:
- a CDS encoding class I SAM-dependent methyltransferase, producing MADHAHNLRAQSGRGRPFGVITRGTTGVNRLRRSDRWTRHNPAIQSLLRSVPRPLAVDVGYGSSHTTTVEWARWLRQINPGVEVVGLEIDPSRVLAPRDGVRFQLGGFELAGYRPHLVRAFNVLRQYDVADVPAVWRAVCSRLAPGGFFIEGTCDELGRRAAWLLLDASGPRSLHLAWDPADVTAPSDVAERLPKALIHRNVPGEKIHALLSAADSAWEHAAGWAPHGPRVRWVHAHAALRRAGWPLHPLRRKLRDCTLSIDWAAVAPSVR from the coding sequence ATGGCCGATCACGCCCATAACCTGCGCGCGCAGTCCGGGCGTGGTCGGCCCTTCGGCGTGATCACCCGGGGCACCACCGGCGTCAACCGGCTGCGCCGCTCGGACCGGTGGACCCGGCACAACCCCGCCATCCAGTCACTCCTGCGCTCCGTGCCGCGCCCGCTGGCCGTCGACGTCGGCTACGGCAGCTCGCACACCACCACCGTCGAGTGGGCCCGCTGGCTGCGGCAGATCAACCCAGGCGTCGAGGTTGTGGGCCTAGAGATCGACCCTTCCCGCGTGCTCGCACCGCGCGACGGGGTGCGCTTCCAGCTCGGCGGCTTCGAGCTCGCCGGCTACCGGCCGCACCTCGTGCGCGCCTTCAACGTGCTGCGCCAGTACGACGTCGCGGACGTCCCCGCCGTGTGGCGGGCCGTCTGCTCCCGGCTCGCCCCCGGTGGCTTCTTCATCGAGGGAACCTGCGACGAGCTCGGCCGCCGCGCCGCATGGCTGCTTCTCGACGCCTCCGGGCCGCGCTCCCTCCACCTCGCGTGGGACCCGGCCGACGTCACCGCGCCCTCCGACGTCGCCGAACGCCTGCCGAAGGCGCTCATCCACCGCAACGTGCCCGGTGAGAAGATCCACGCCCTGCTTTCCGCGGCCGATAGCGCGTGGGAGCACGCCGCCGGGTGGGCGCCCCACGGCCCGCGCGTGCGCTGGGTCCACGCCCACGCCGCGCTCCGGCGCGCCGGCTGGCCGCTGCACCCCCTGCGCCGCAAGCTTCGCGACTGCACGCTGTCGATCGATTGGGCAGCCGTCGCACCCTCCGTAAGATGA
- a CDS encoding DUF2505 domain-containing protein yields MTAHSEISVTVNHPAQKVHQAFTTKEYWEFIAERLSPEPGQLADFTGETATLYEILPQSILPEAAQAMISQDLKLKRVVTIGSLDGDSAELSYTGDVKGTPVDFSGTIALTGEGETTTLAYDNEAKVSIPFMGSALEPKVSEALEEIFGNEAKLTEQWISENL; encoded by the coding sequence ATGACTGCACACAGCGAAATCAGCGTCACGGTCAACCACCCGGCGCAGAAGGTTCACCAGGCGTTTACCACCAAGGAGTACTGGGAGTTCATCGCCGAGAGGCTGTCCCCGGAGCCCGGCCAGCTCGCCGACTTCACGGGCGAGACCGCCACCCTCTACGAGATCCTCCCGCAGTCCATCCTCCCCGAGGCGGCGCAGGCCATGATCTCCCAGGACCTGAAGCTCAAGCGCGTGGTCACGATCGGCTCCCTCGACGGCGATTCCGCCGAGCTGTCCTACACCGGCGACGTCAAGGGCACCCCGGTGGACTTCTCCGGCACCATTGCTCTTACCGGCGAGGGCGAGACCACCACCCTGGCCTACGACAACGAGGCCAAGGTGAGCATTCCCTTCATGGGTTCGGCGCTCGAACCGAAAGTCAGCGAGGCCCTGGAGGAGATCTTCGGCAACGAGGCCAAGCTCACCGAGCAGTGGATCTCCGAGAACCTCTAG
- a CDS encoding UDP-N-acetylmuramate dehydrogenase — protein sequence MFDSSFASLTTLRVGGSPRDLIRCGSAGELAATVARLDAEGQPLLVVGGGSNLLVAEGQLDLVAVIAENKGIELIDAHTLRVGAGTVWDDVVAFAVERGLGGIEALSGIPGSAGATPVQNVGAYGAEISEVLTRVRLYDRETGRDEWVPAAALELAYRYSNLKFTQRAVVLEVELRLEEAELSRPLRHLGGERLPLAQARENILETRRAKGMVLDGADHDTWSAGSFFTNPVVDAALADAIEAKVGEAGMPRFAQPDGREKLSAAWLIERAGFHRGYPGEAAPARLSTKHTLALTNRGGATADDIVALAREVRGGVEKRFGVTLVPEPVWVGVAID from the coding sequence GTGTTTGATTCATCATTTGCCTCCCTAACGACCCTTCGCGTCGGCGGCAGCCCGCGCGACCTCATCCGCTGCGGCAGCGCCGGGGAGCTCGCCGCCACCGTCGCGCGCCTCGACGCGGAGGGACAGCCGCTTCTTGTCGTGGGCGGGGGCTCGAACCTCCTCGTCGCAGAGGGCCAGCTCGATCTCGTGGCCGTCATCGCCGAGAACAAGGGCATCGAGCTTATCGACGCCCACACGCTCCGCGTCGGCGCAGGCACCGTGTGGGACGACGTCGTCGCCTTCGCCGTCGAGCGGGGCCTGGGCGGTATTGAGGCGCTCTCCGGCATCCCTGGCTCGGCGGGAGCCACCCCGGTGCAGAACGTCGGCGCCTACGGGGCGGAGATCTCCGAGGTGCTCACGCGCGTGCGCCTCTACGACCGCGAGACGGGGCGCGACGAGTGGGTGCCCGCCGCAGCACTAGAGCTGGCCTACCGCTACTCCAACCTGAAGTTCACCCAGCGCGCCGTCGTCCTCGAGGTCGAGCTGCGCCTGGAGGAGGCGGAGCTGTCGCGGCCGCTGCGCCACCTGGGCGGCGAGCGCCTACCCCTGGCGCAGGCGCGGGAGAACATCCTGGAGACGCGCCGGGCGAAGGGCATGGTGCTCGACGGGGCGGACCACGATACGTGGTCGGCTGGGTCGTTTTTCACCAACCCCGTTGTGGACGCCGCGCTGGCCGACGCCATCGAGGCGAAGGTCGGGGAGGCGGGCATGCCGCGCTTCGCCCAGCCCGACGGGCGAGAGAAGCTGTCAGCGGCGTGGCTCATCGAGCGCGCCGGGTTCCACCGCGGCTACCCCGGTGAGGCGGCGCCTGCGCGGTTAAGCACCAAGCACACCCTGGCGCTGACGAACCGCGGGGGAGCCACCGCCGACGACATCGTGGCTTTGGCCCGGGAGGTCCGTGGGGGCGTCGAGAAGCGATTCGGCGTGACCCTCGTGCCCGAGCCCGTCTGGGTCGGCGTGGCGATTGATTAG